In Juglans microcarpa x Juglans regia isolate MS1-56 chromosome 4S, Jm3101_v1.0, whole genome shotgun sequence, a single window of DNA contains:
- the LOC121262467 gene encoding protein POLLENLESS 3-LIKE 2-like, translating into MLQEMWNAPPGFRPSKSAPSSPAKPLGISRTRSDCFHVTHKVPVGDSPYVRAKNAQLVDKDPEKAIPLFWAAINAGDRVDSALKDMAIVMKQQNRAEEAIEAIKSLRHRCSDQAQESLDNILLDLYKRCGRLEDQIALLKHKLYLIQQGLAFNGKRTKTARSQGKKFQVSVEQEATRLLGNLGWALMQQNNYIEAEDAYRRALLIASDNNKMCNLGICLMKQGRIIEAKETLRLVKPAVADGPRGTDSHLKAYERAQQMLKDLESEKMNKGGDRVEQRRLFDAFLGSSSIWQPQPCKDHSSLPISSNSVTPQDGFTDENINSNIMANQINIKQIAPNANFLNVAAPPFFSSKYMKEPTQKDPVENQFPDSLKRTRSGNAASSIRVGETGKPLLESGKSENRTRRLSVSSEEATGVELTEFLPDNKDFEDAIIAAVLGTDDEAGKAADNGIFKRKIEKRLGVFRDITLSLSPRA; encoded by the exons ATGTTGCAAGAAATGTGGAACGCTCCTCCTGGTTTTAGACCCTCCAAGTCGGCTCCTTCCTCACCAGCCAAGCCTCTCGGGATTTCAAGAACTCGCTCCGATTGCTTCCATGTGACCCACAAGGTTCCAGTTGGCGACAGTCCTTATGTCCGAGCCAAGAACGCTCAG TTGGTGGATAAAGATCCGGAGAAGGCAATTCCTCTGTTTTGGGCAGCCATTAATGCTGGGGATAGAGTGGACAGTGCCTTGAAAGATATGGCTATTGTGATGAAGCAGCAGAATCGAGCCGAAGAAGCTATTGAAGCCATCAAGTCGCTGCGACATCGGTGTTCAGATCAAGCCCAAGAGTCGCTTGACAATATTCTTCTGGATCTTTACAAG aGATGTGGGAGATTGGAAGACCAAATAGCATTACTGAAGCACAAGTTGTACTTGATTCAACAAGGGCTGGCTTTCAATGGGAAACGAACCAAGACCGCCAGATCTCAAGGAAAGAAATTCCAGGTCTCTGTGGAACAAGAAGCAACTAGGCTATTG GGGAACTTGGGATGGGCACTAATGCAGCAGAACAACTACATTGAAGCAGAAGATGCTTATCGGAGGGCACTTTTGATTGCCTCGGACAACAACAAAATGTGCAATCTTGGTATCTGCTTGATGAAGCAGGGGAGGATCATTGAAGCCAAAGAAACCTTGAGGCTAGTGAAACCGGCGGTGGCTGATGGCCCAAGAGGCACTGATTCTCATCTCAAAGCCTATGAAAGGGCACAGCAGATGCTCAAGGACCTTGAATCTGAAAAGATGAACAAAGGAGGGGACCGAGTGGAACAGCGGAGGCTCTTTGATGCTTTTCTCGGTTCTTCATCTATCTGGCAGCCTCAGCCTTGCAAGGATCACTCTAGCCTGCCTATATCATCAAATTCAGTCACACCCCAGGATGGCTTTACTGATGAGAATATCAATTCCAACATAATGGCAAACCAGATAAATATCAAACAAATTGCTCCAAATGCCAATTTCCTAAACGTCGCTGCACCACCgtttttttcatcaaaatatatGAAGGAACCGACTCAGAAAGACCCAGTTGAAAATCAGTTTCCTGACAGCCTTAAGAGAACAAGATCTGGAAATGCTGCCAGTTCAATCAGAGTAGGAGAGACTGGGAAACCTCTTTTGGAATCAGGAAAGTCAGAAAACAGGACGCGAAGGTTGTCTGTTTCATCTGAAGAAGCAACAGGTGTCGAGCTGACAGAATTTTTGCCGGACAACAAGGATTTTGAAGATGCTATCATCGCTGCAGTTTTGGGCACGGATGATGAGGCAGGGAAAGCAGCTGATAATGGGATATTTAAGAGGAAGATTGAGAAGAGGCTTGGGGTTTTTCGAGATATCACACTGTCTTTGAGTCCCAGAGCCTGA
- the LOC121262468 gene encoding protein ALTERED PHOSPHATE STARVATION RESPONSE 1-like produces the protein MGCCYSRVERVEIVSRCKARKKYMKQLVKARQAFSAAHSLYLRSLRSTGSALFQFANAETNLHHIRRRPHHNASPPLLPSPTPPPPPPPMSPSSDTWTSITASPALPPPPPPPLASSTWDFWDPFVPPSSSRSVTEEEWEEATMTASEAVVTPTAAASSTPPPSVVSGFSKDTTSSLAMVVARNSKDLVEIVKELDEYFLKAADAGGQASLLLEVSSASFSSQSSKEGKFYNHGFNFSQSLWTWGLSPNSNGFGKFGGEMQGSGVVGGGIAGGSHCSTLERLYAWEKKLYQEVKIAETLKIEREKRVGQLRSLEMKRADYMKTEKSKKEVDKLESQMMVSSQAIETTSAEIVKLRETELYPQLIGLVKGLMCMWRSMYECHQVQTHIVQQLKYLNTIPSTEPTSEIHRQSTLQLELEVQQWHQSFCYLVKAQRDYIESLVSWLRLSLFQISKNPLSRAAQESRIYSLCEEWHVALDQIPDRVASEGIKSFLTVIHAIVVQQADELKQKKKSESAFKDLEKKAIELRSLENKYGPYSMPGSSGTTGSKYPVAEKHAKVEILRARAVEEKTKHEKSVSVTRAMTLNNLQMGFPHVFQAIVGFSSVCTQAFESVYNKTKGADDELNVKRILA, from the exons ATGGGTTGCTGTTATTCTCGAGTGGAGAGAGTAGAGATCGTGTCACGTTGTAAAGCAAGAAAGAAGTACATGAAGCAACTAGTGAAGGCAAGGCAAGCATTCTCCGCCGCCCACAGCTTGTACCTTCGTTCTCTTCGCAGTACAGGCTCAGCCCTGTTCCAGTTCGCCAATGCCGAAACCAATCTCCACCACATCCGCCGCCGACCCCACCACAATGCCTCACCACCACTCCTCCCCTCTCCAACGCCACCTCCGCCTCCACCACCAATGAGCCCCAGCTCCGACACGTGGACGTCTATAACAGCCTCCCCAGCTCTTCCGCCGCCGCCTCCACCGCCGCTGGCGTCTTCCACGTGGGATTTCTGGGACCCATTTGTGCCACCGTCGTCTTCTCGGTCCGTGACTGAGGAGGAGTGGGAGGAGGCAACGATGACGGCGTCGGAGGCTGTGGTCACGCCCACCGCCGCAGCAAGCTCTACGCCGCCACCTTCTGTGGTCAGTGGGTTCTCTAAGGACACCACGAGCTCGCTCGCTATGGTTGTAGCAAGGAACAGTAAAGATCTCGTCGAGATTGTGAAGGAGCTTGATGAGTACTTTCTCAAGGCCGCTGATGCTGGTGGCCAGGCCTCATTGCTCTTGGAAGTTTCAAGTGCTAGCTTTTCTAGTCAGAGCAGTAAAGAAG GAAAATTTTACAATCATGGATTTAATTTTAGTCAGTCGTTGTGGACATGGGGCTTGAGTCCAAATTCTAACGGTTTTGGCAAGTTTGGAGGGGAAATGCAGGGAAGTGGTGTTGTGGGTGGGGGTATTGCCGGTGGCAGCCACTGTTCAACTTTGGAGAGGCTATATGCTTGGGAGAAAAAATTGTACCAGGAAGTCAAG ATAGCAGAGACCCTAAAGATAGAGCGAGAGAAGAGGGTGGGGCAGCTGAGGAGTCTAGAGATGAAGAGGGCTGACTATATGAAGACTGAGAAGAGCAAGAAAGAAGTTGACAAGTTGGAGTCGCAAATGATGGTTTCTTCCCAGGCCATAGAGACCACCTCTGCAGAGATTGTCAAATTAAGGGAAACCGAGCTCTACCCACAACTCATTGGGCTTGTCAAAGG ATTGATGTGCATGTGGAGAAGCATGTATGAGTGCCACCAAGTCCAAACTCACATAGTTCAGCAGCTGAAATACCTCAATACCATTCCATCAACTGAACCAACATCCGAGATTCACCGGCAATCAACTCTCCAGCTTGAGCTTGAGGTTCAACAATGGCATCAGTCATTTTGTTACCTGGTTAAGGCCCAAAGGGATTACATCGAGTCCCTTGTGAGTTGGCTTCGGCTTAGTCTCTTCCAGATCAGCAAAAATCCACTATCCAGAGCTGCTCAGGAATCAAGAATTTACTCACTTTGTGAAGAATGGCACGTTGCACTTGACCAAATTCCTGACAGGGTGGCATCTGAAGGAATCAAGAGCTTCTTAACAGTAATCCATGCCATTGTAGTTCAACAAGCAGACGAGCTTAAGCAGAAGAAAAAGTCAGAATCTGCATTTAAAGACCTTGAGAAGAAGGCGATTGAGCTTAGATCACTCGAGAACAAGTACGGTCCATATTCCATGCCAGGATCCTCTGGCACTACGGGCAGCAAGTACCCAGTTGCAGAGAAGCATGCAAAGGTGGAGATCTTGAGAGCAAGGGCAGTGGAAGAGAAAACTAAGCATGAAAAATCGGTCAGTGTAACAAGGGCAATGACGCTGAATAATCTTCAGATGGGCTTTCCACATGTGTTTCAGGCCATAGTGGGATTTTCTAGTGTGTGTACTCAAGCATTTGAATCAGTATACAACAAAACCAAAGGTGCTGATGATGAGCTTAATGTGAAGAGGATACTAGCTTGA
- the LOC121262465 gene encoding proteasome subunit alpha type-7-like, producing MARYDRAITVFSPDGHLFQVEYALEAVRKGNAAVGVRGTDTVVLGVEKKSAAKLQDSRSVRKIVNLDDHIALACAGLKADARVLVNRARIECQSHRLTVEDPVTVEYITRYIAGLQQKYTQSGGVRPFGLSTLIIGFDPYSGSPSLYQTDPSGTFSAWKANATGRNSNSIREFLEKNYKETSGQETVKLAIRALLEVVESGGKNIEVAVMTKEQGLRQLEEAEIDAIVAEIDAEKAAAEAAKKGPSKET from the exons atggcGAGGTACGACAGAGCAATAACGGTTTTCTCACCAGATGGGCATTTGTTCCAGGTCGAATACGCGCTCGAAGCAGTGCGCAAGGGCAACGCTGCCGTTGGTGTCCGCGGCACCGACACCGTCGTCCTCGGTGTCGAAAAGAAGTCCGCCGCCAAACTCCAAGATTCCAG ATCGGTTAGGAAGATTGTAAACTTGGACGATCACATTGCTCTAGCGTGTGCAGGACTCAAGGCAGATGCTCGTGTTCTAGTAAACAGGGCACGAATTGAATGTCAAAGCCATAGGCTTACCGTTGAGGATCCAGTGACTGTTGAGTACATTACTCGTTACATTGCTGGTCTTCAGCAAAAGTACACACAAAGTGGGGGGGTGCGACCATTTGGGCTTTCAACTTTGATTATTGGCTTTGATCCCTATTCTGGTTCGCCATCATTGTATCAGACAGATCCTTCTGGGACATTTTCTGCTTGGAAGGCTAATGCAACTGGGAGAAACTCTAATTCGATACGGGAGTTTCTGGAGAAAAACTATAAGGAAACTTCTGGGCAAGAAACTGTGAAGCTTGCTATCCGTGCATTGCTTGAG GTTGTTGAGAGTGGGGGAAAGAACATAGAAGTTGCTGTGATGACTAAAGAACAGGGTTTGCGGCAACTTGAGGAAGCTGAGATTGATGCCATCGTTGCCGAAATTGATGCTGAGAAAGCCGCTGCTGAGGCTGCAAAGAAGGGTCCTTCAAAGGAAACCTGA
- the LOC121262466 gene encoding uncharacterized protein LOC121262466, which produces MKEDYELEEKKQAAADVLSQYSKFVMACIGNQVRPCDLRLHLMKEISGMPTSLKRESSQIAASPDAMGESSSSGTARLDKPDSFRAL; this is translated from the exons ATGAAAGAAGATTACGAG CTTGAAGAGAAAAAGCAAGCTGCTGCTGATGTTTTGTCTCAATATTCAAAGTTTGTGATGGCATGTATTGGAAATCAAGTCCGACCTTGCGACTTGAGGTTGCATTTAATGAAG GAGATTTCTGGAATGCCAACTTCACTAAAGAGAGAATCATCGCAGATAGCAGCTTCTCCCGATGCAATGGGTGAATCGTCAAGCTCAGGTACAGCTAGACTTGATAAACCGGACAGTTTCCGGGCACTATAG
- the LOC121262470 gene encoding L-ascorbate peroxidase 3-like gives MAAPVVDADYRKEIGKARRDLRALIYSKQCAPIMLRLAWHNAGTYDAKTKTGGPNGSIRSGVELKHSANAGLEIAVGFCEEVKAKHPKITYADLYQLAGIVAVEVTGGPSIDFVPGRKDSLESPEEGRLPDARQGAKHLRDVFYRMGLSDKDIVALSGGHTLGKAHKERSGFESLPWTTDPLKFDNSYFVELLKGDSKGLLKLPTDKVLVEDPMFRRYVELYAKDEDAFFIDYAASHKKLSELGFIPPSSGLKRRTMLTGSTVRVVVAVGLLLCLYAYNYFYEKSQKPQLKNS, from the exons ATGGCTGCACCAGTAGTTGACGCAGACTACCGCAAGGAAATCGGAAAGGCTCGTCGAGACCTTCGCGCTCTTATCTACAGCAAGCAATGCGCTCCTATAATGCTCCGTTTAGC GTGGCATAATGCTGGGACCTACGATGCCAAAACGAAGACTGGAGGTCCTAATGGCTCAATCAGGAGTGGGGTGGAGTTGAAACATAGTGCAAATGCTGGTTTGGAAATCGCAGTTGGATTCTGCG AAGAAGTAAAGGCTAAACATCCAAAGATTACATATGCCGATCTCTACCAG ctTGCTGGCATTGTTGCAGTGGAAGTCACTGGAGGCCCCTCTATTGACTTTGTTCCAGGAAGGAAG GATTCATTGGAATCTCCTGAAGAAGGGCGCCTTCCTGATGCCAGACAAG GTGCAAAGCATTTAAGAGATGTCTTTTATCGCATGGGCTTATCTGACAAGGACATTGTGGCATTGTCTGGAGGCCACACATTG gGAAAGGCACACAAGGAGAGATCAGGATTCGAAAGTCTACCTTGGACAACTGACCCTTTGAAGTTTGATAattcatattttgt GGAACTCCTAAAAGGTGATTCAAAGGGATTATTGAAGCTCCCCACGGACAAGGTCTTAGTCGAAGATCCCATGTTCCGCCGCTATGTTGAGCTATATGCAAAG GATGAGGATGCTTTCTTCATAGATTATGCAGCATCACACAAGAAACTTTCAGAACTAGGCTTCATTCCACCTTCCTCAGGCTTAAAGAGAAGAACCATGTTGACAGGAAGTACTGTGAGAGTTGTCGTTGCTGTTGGGCTGTTGCTTTGTCTATatgcatataattatttttatgagaagtcACAGAAGCCACAATTGAAGAACTCCTGA